From Bosea sp. NBC_00550, the proteins below share one genomic window:
- a CDS encoding DUF1127 domain-containing protein, translating into MFVTMIAAKIRAYLRYRETVRELSRLTDRELDDLGLSRSEINFIARSHAAA; encoded by the coding sequence ATGTTCGTCACCATGATTGCTGCCAAGATTCGCGCCTATCTCCGCTATCGCGAGACCGTCCGCGAGCTGTCCCGCCTGACCGACCGCGAGCTCGATGATCTCGGCCTGTCGCGCTCGGAGATCAACTTCATCGCCCGCTCGCACGCTGCGGCCTGA
- the cyoB gene encoding cytochrome o ubiquinol oxidase subunit I, producing the protein MTSYPEWWKLVFGRFTLEAIPYHEPILIGTFAAVALGGLALVALVTRLKLWGYLWHEWFTSVDHKKIGIMYMILGVIMLLRGFADALMMRGQQAIAFAGNEGYLPPHHYDQIFTAHGVIMIFFVAMPFVTGLMNYVVPLQIGARDVAFPFLNNFSFWMTVGGAVLVMASLFVGEFAKVGWLAYPPLSGAAYSPGVGMDYYLWALQIAGVGTTLSGVNLIATIVKMRAPGMDMMKMPVFTWTSLCTNVLIVATFPILAATLALLTLDRYVGTNFFTNDLGGNPMMYVNLIWIWGHPEVYILILPIFGVYSEVASTFCGKRLFGYASMVYATVVITILSYLVWLHHFFTMGSGASVNSFFGITTMIISIPTGAKIFNWLFTMYRGRIRFELPMMWLLAFMLTFVIGGMTGVMLAVPPADFVLHNSLFLIAHFHNVIIGGVVFGVFAGIAYWFPKAFGFKLDRFWGVLSFWFWVIGFYVAFMPLYVLGLMGVTRRLSRFEDPSLQIWFVVAAFGAVLIALGILCLLIQIVVSILRREELRDTTGDPWDGRTLEWSTSSPPPAYNFAFTPIAHDLDAWADMKKRGYRRPLGGFRPIHMPRNTGAGVIIAGLATICGFALIWYIWWLAALTFVGVVGTAIAHSFNYDRDFHIPAEAVLREEDLRSEQLRGA; encoded by the coding sequence ATGACCTCCTATCCCGAATGGTGGAAGCTCGTATTCGGACGCTTCACGCTCGAGGCGATCCCATATCACGAGCCGATCCTGATCGGGACCTTCGCGGCTGTCGCGCTCGGCGGCCTGGCACTCGTCGCGCTTGTCACCCGGCTGAAGCTCTGGGGCTATCTCTGGCACGAGTGGTTCACCAGCGTGGACCACAAGAAGATCGGGATCATGTACATGATCCTGGGCGTGATCATGCTGCTGCGCGGCTTCGCCGACGCGCTTATGATGCGCGGCCAGCAGGCGATCGCCTTCGCCGGCAATGAAGGCTACCTGCCGCCGCACCATTACGACCAGATCTTCACGGCGCATGGCGTGATCATGATCTTCTTCGTGGCGATGCCCTTCGTCACCGGGCTGATGAACTATGTCGTGCCGCTGCAGATCGGCGCGCGCGACGTCGCCTTCCCCTTCCTCAACAATTTCAGCTTCTGGATGACGGTCGGCGGCGCCGTGCTGGTGATGGCGTCGCTCTTCGTCGGCGAGTTCGCCAAGGTGGGCTGGCTCGCCTACCCGCCGCTCTCGGGGGCGGCATACTCGCCCGGGGTGGGCATGGACTATTACCTCTGGGCCCTGCAGATCGCGGGCGTGGGCACGACGCTCTCGGGCGTCAACCTGATCGCGACCATCGTGAAGATGCGGGCGCCCGGCATGGACATGATGAAGATGCCGGTCTTCACCTGGACGTCGCTGTGCACCAACGTGCTGATCGTCGCGACCTTCCCGATCCTGGCGGCGACGCTCGCGCTGCTGACGCTCGACCGCTATGTCGGGACCAACTTCTTCACGAACGATCTCGGCGGCAACCCGATGATGTACGTGAACCTGATCTGGATCTGGGGGCACCCCGAGGTCTACATCCTGATCCTGCCAATCTTCGGCGTCTATTCGGAGGTGGCCTCGACCTTCTGCGGCAAGCGCCTCTTCGGCTACGCCTCGATGGTCTATGCGACGGTGGTCATCACCATCCTCTCCTACCTCGTCTGGCTGCACCACTTCTTCACAATGGGCTCCGGCGCCAGCGTGAACTCCTTCTTCGGCATCACGACGATGATCATCTCGATCCCGACGGGGGCGAAGATCTTCAACTGGCTGTTCACGATGTATCGCGGGCGCATCCGCTTCGAGCTGCCGATGATGTGGCTGCTGGCGTTCATGCTGACCTTCGTCATCGGCGGCATGACCGGCGTGATGCTCGCCGTGCCGCCGGCCGATTTCGTGCTGCACAACAGCCTGTTCCTGATCGCCCACTTCCACAACGTCATCATCGGCGGCGTGGTCTTCGGCGTCTTCGCCGGCATCGCCTACTGGTTCCCGAAGGCCTTCGGCTTCAAGCTCGACCGTTTCTGGGGCGTGCTCTCGTTCTGGTTCTGGGTCATCGGCTTCTATGTCGCCTTCATGCCGCTCTACGTGCTCGGCCTGATGGGCGTGACGCGGCGCCTCAGCCGCTTCGAGGACCCTTCGCTGCAGATCTGGTTCGTGGTCGCGGCGTTCGGCGCGGTGCTGATCGCCCTCGGCATCCTGTGCTTGCTGATCCAGATCGTCGTCAGCATCCTGCGCCGCGAAGAGCTGCGCGACACGACCGGCGACCCCTGGGACGGGCGCACGCTGGAGTGGTCGACCTCCTCGCCGCCGCCGGCCTACAACTTTGCCTTCACGCCGATCGCGCATGACCTCGACGCCTGGGCCGACATGAAGAAGCGCGGCTACCGGCGCCCGCTCGGCGGGTTCCGGCCGATCCACATGCCCAGGAATACCGGCGCCGGCGTCATCATCGCGGGGCTGGCGACGATCTGTGGCTTTGCACTGATCTGGTACATCTGGTGGCTGGCGGCGCTGACCTTCGTCGGCGTGGTCGGGACGGCGATCGCGCACAGCTTCAACTACGACCGCGACTTCCACATCCCGGCCGAAGCCGTTCTGCGCGAAGAGGATTTGCGCAGCGAGCAGCTGCGTGGGGCCTGA
- a CDS encoding enoyl-CoA hydratase/isomerase family protein, with protein sequence MSDDEILYAVENGVGTITLNRPQARNALTFAMYERIAEICRKPADHGDPRVIIMTGAGEKAFGAGTDISQFRAFESAEDALVYEERIETVIGTIERCAVPTLAAISGAVTGGGAAIALACDLRIASVTARFGFPIARTLGNCLSMENYARLYAMLGPARVKDIVFTARLVEAEEGQRFGLYSELLPDHAALMRRAGELAQIIAGHAPLTMRATKEAMRRLTAAAADGLEGKDLVTLCYTSADFREGMEAFLAKRTPNWTGR encoded by the coding sequence GTGAGCGACGACGAAATCCTGTATGCGGTCGAGAACGGGGTCGGGACGATCACGCTCAACCGGCCGCAGGCGCGCAATGCGCTGACCTTCGCCATGTATGAGCGCATCGCCGAGATCTGCCGGAAGCCGGCTGATCATGGCGACCCGCGCGTGATCATCATGACCGGGGCAGGGGAAAAGGCCTTCGGCGCCGGCACCGACATCTCGCAGTTCCGCGCTTTCGAGAGCGCCGAGGATGCGCTCGTCTATGAGGAGCGCATCGAGACGGTGATCGGGACGATCGAGCGCTGTGCGGTGCCGACTCTTGCCGCGATTTCCGGTGCGGTGACCGGCGGCGGGGCGGCGATCGCTCTGGCTTGCGATCTTCGGATCGCGAGCGTGACGGCGCGTTTCGGCTTCCCGATCGCGCGCACGCTCGGCAATTGCCTGTCGATGGAGAATTATGCGCGGCTCTACGCCATGCTCGGTCCGGCGCGGGTCAAGGACATCGTGTTCACGGCGCGGCTGGTCGAGGCGGAGGAGGGGCAGCGCTTCGGCCTCTACAGCGAATTGCTGCCGGACCATGCCGCGCTGATGCGGCGGGCTGGCGAGCTGGCGCAAATCATCGCCGGCCACGCGCCGCTGACGATGCGCGCGACGAAGGAGGCGATGCGCCGCCTGACCGCTGCTGCCGCCGACGGCTTGGAGGGCAAGGATCTCGTGACGCTCTGCTATACGAGCGCCGATTTCCGCGAGGGCATGGAAGCCTTCCTCGCCAAGCGCACGCCCAACTGGACGGGGCGCTGA
- the trmFO gene encoding methylenetetrahydrofolate--tRNA-(uracil(54)-C(5))-methyltransferase (FADH(2)-oxidizing) TrmFO, whose amino-acid sequence MEPVHIIGGGLAGSEAAWQVAEAGVPVVIHEMRPVRGTDAHKTEGLAELVCSNSFRSDDSSSNAVGQLHWEMRRLGSLIMAKGDAHQVPAGGALAVDRDGFSQAVTAALEAHPLVTIARGEISGLPPADWSNVIVATGPLTSPALAQGLQSLTSEDSLAFFDAIAPIVHFESVDMDQAWFQSRYDKAGPGGTGADYINCPLDRDQYEAFIDALLAAEKTEFKEWEGTPYFDGCLPIEVMAERGRETLRWGPMKPVGLTNKHNPTVKAYAVVQLRQDNALGTLFNMTGFQTKLKYGEQAAIFRMIPGLQNAEFARLGGIHRNTYLNSPKLLDAALRLKADPRLRFAGQITGCEGYVESAATGLLAGRMAAAERLGRELPLPPATTALGALVNHITGGHIVTIGEGPRSFQPMNINFGLFPHIEGVAKTGPDGKRLKGPAKSLARKQALTARAKTEMERWVSSLTESAAA is encoded by the coding sequence ATGGAACCCGTACACATCATCGGCGGCGGGCTCGCCGGCTCCGAAGCCGCCTGGCAGGTCGCAGAGGCCGGCGTCCCGGTCGTCATCCACGAGATGCGCCCCGTGCGCGGCACCGACGCCCACAAGACCGAAGGACTGGCCGAGCTCGTCTGCTCCAACTCCTTCCGCTCCGACGATTCGTCGAGCAATGCCGTCGGCCAGCTTCATTGGGAGATGCGCCGGCTCGGCTCCCTGATCATGGCCAAGGGCGACGCCCATCAGGTACCCGCGGGCGGCGCGCTCGCGGTCGACCGCGACGGCTTCTCCCAGGCCGTCACCGCCGCGCTGGAGGCGCACCCGCTCGTCACCATCGCGCGCGGCGAGATCTCCGGGCTGCCGCCGGCCGACTGGAGCAATGTGATCGTCGCCACCGGCCCGCTCACCTCGCCCGCGCTCGCACAGGGCCTCCAGTCGCTGACATCGGAGGATTCGCTCGCCTTCTTCGATGCGATCGCGCCGATCGTCCATTTCGAGTCGGTCGACATGGACCAGGCCTGGTTCCAGTCGCGCTACGACAAGGCCGGGCCCGGCGGCACCGGCGCCGACTACATCAATTGCCCGCTCGACCGCGACCAGTACGAGGCCTTCATCGACGCGCTGCTCGCCGCCGAGAAGACCGAGTTCAAGGAGTGGGAGGGCACGCCCTATTTCGACGGCTGCCTGCCGATCGAAGTGATGGCCGAGCGCGGCCGCGAGACGCTGCGCTGGGGTCCGATGAAGCCGGTCGGCCTGACCAACAAGCACAACCCGACCGTGAAGGCCTATGCCGTGGTGCAGCTCCGGCAAGACAATGCGCTCGGCACGCTCTTCAACATGACCGGCTTCCAGACCAAGCTGAAATACGGCGAGCAGGCCGCGATCTTCCGGATGATCCCGGGCTTGCAGAACGCGGAGTTCGCTCGGCTCGGCGGCATTCACCGCAACACCTATCTCAACTCGCCGAAGCTGCTCGATGCGGCGCTGCGCCTGAAGGCCGATCCGCGCCTGCGCTTCGCCGGCCAGATCACCGGCTGCGAGGGCTATGTCGAGAGCGCGGCGACCGGCCTGCTCGCAGGCCGGATGGCGGCGGCGGAACGGCTCGGCCGCGAACTGCCGCTGCCGCCTGCCACGACGGCGCTGGGCGCGCTCGTCAACCACATCACGGGCGGCCACATCGTCACGATCGGCGAGGGGCCGCGCTCCTTCCAGCCGATGAACATCAATTTCGGGCTGTTCCCGCATATCGAGGGCGTTGCCAAAACCGGCCCGGACGGCAAGCGCCTGAAGGGCCCGGCCAAGAGCCTCGCGCGCAAGCAGGCGCTGACGGCGCGGGCCAAGACCGAGATGGAACGCTGGGTTTCCAGCCTGACGGAATCAGCCGCGGCCTGA
- a CDS encoding CaiB/BaiF CoA transferase family protein: MAQPRASTALAGLRVLDLTRVRAGPTCVRVFADFGADVIKVESPPGFDPNENMSGPRLGYDMQNLHRNKRSLAINLKTPEGKAILMKLVDEADLLVENFRPDVKERLGLDFETLHARNPRLILVSISGFGQSGPYRTRAGFDQIAQGMGGMMSVTGLPGQGPVRAGIALADSSAGLYGAVGALVALQERAVSGKGQWVQTSLLEAQIAMMDFQAARYLVEGSVPPQAGNDHPYQTPMGVYRTRDGAINLGVGGEEQWRSFCRAIERPEWGTDARYDSTEKRFERRPELRELIEERLGEADSADWLAVMERHSVPAGPIYAVDEMFEDPQVCHLGIAKPVKHPELGDIRLVGQPVTLSRTPADVVTPTPAAGAHNDEILAELGYDEAGLAHLRAAGVI; this comes from the coding sequence ATGGCACAGCCACGAGCGTCCACCGCCCTGGCAGGGCTCAGGGTTCTGGATCTGACGCGTGTGCGGGCCGGGCCGACCTGTGTGCGCGTCTTCGCCGATTTCGGAGCCGACGTGATCAAGGTCGAGAGCCCGCCTGGTTTCGACCCGAACGAGAACATGAGCGGGCCGCGCCTCGGCTACGACATGCAGAATCTGCATCGCAACAAGCGCTCGCTGGCGATCAACCTGAAGACGCCCGAAGGCAAGGCGATCCTGATGAAGCTGGTCGACGAGGCCGATCTGCTCGTCGAGAACTTCCGGCCGGACGTGAAGGAGCGGCTCGGCCTCGATTTCGAGACGCTACATGCGCGCAACCCGCGGCTGATCCTGGTCTCGATCTCCGGCTTCGGCCAGTCCGGTCCGTACCGGACGCGCGCCGGCTTCGACCAGATCGCGCAGGGCATGGGCGGGATGATGTCGGTGACCGGCCTTCCGGGGCAGGGGCCGGTCAGGGCCGGCATCGCGCTCGCCGATTCCTCGGCCGGGCTCTATGGCGCCGTCGGCGCGCTGGTCGCGCTGCAGGAGCGCGCCGTCTCCGGCAAGGGACAGTGGGTGCAGACCTCGCTGCTCGAAGCCCAGATCGCGATGATGGATTTTCAGGCCGCGCGCTATCTCGTCGAGGGCTCGGTGCCGCCGCAGGCCGGCAACGACCACCCCTACCAGACGCCGATGGGCGTCTACCGGACGCGGGACGGCGCGATCAATCTCGGCGTCGGCGGCGAGGAGCAATGGCGCTCCTTCTGCCGGGCGATCGAACGGCCCGAATGGGGCACGGATGCCCGCTACGACAGCACGGAGAAGCGCTTCGAGCGCCGGCCGGAGCTGCGCGAGCTGATCGAGGAGCGGCTTGGCGAGGCTGACAGTGCCGACTGGCTGGCCGTGATGGAGCGCCACAGCGTGCCGGCCGGGCCGATCTATGCGGTCGACGAGATGTTCGAGGATCCCCAGGTCTGCCATCTCGGCATCGCCAAACCGGTGAAGCATCCGGAACTCGGCGATATCCGCCTCGTCGGTCAGCCGGTGACGCTCTCGCGCACGCCGGCCGACGTCGTGACGCCGACGCCGGCGGCCGGCGCGCATAACGACGAGATCCTGGCCGAACTCGGCTATGACGAAGCGGGGCTCGCGCATCTGCGGGCCGCAGGCGTGATCTGA
- a CDS encoding MFS transporter, with amino-acid sequence MSADAANHSSGHLTDEHGRDHVTPADIALGVIIGRTSEYFDFFVFGLGCVLVFPELVFPFADRLTGTLYAFGIFALAFVTRPIGSVLFFGIDRRYGRATKLTVALFLLGGSTAAIAFLPGYATLGIWSVVILAGFRLLQGIALGGAWDGLSSLLALNAPPNRRGWYAMLPQLGAPFGFILAAGLFAYFEGALSNEDFLGWGWRYPFFVALTINVVALFARLRMVATQEFAELMETRELVPIPVLELIRARGGALVLGAFVPLASFALFHLVTIFPVSWINLFTDRSVSEFLLVQAAGGVVGAGAIVTSGLIADQIGRRNTLLLSGAMIALFSLSSIVAPLLFGDSLAGQTIYVIIGFGLLGLSYGQTAGAVASSFGTQYRYTGAALTSDLAWLLGAGFAPLVALTVSSTFGLAWVGVYLLSGALCTLVALSLDRRLESRYG; translated from the coding sequence ATGAGCGCTGACGCGGCGAACCATTCATCGGGGCATCTGACGGACGAGCACGGGCGCGACCATGTCACGCCTGCCGATATCGCGCTGGGCGTCATCATCGGGCGAACGTCGGAATATTTCGACTTCTTCGTCTTCGGCCTCGGCTGCGTGCTGGTCTTCCCCGAGCTGGTCTTCCCCTTCGCCGACCGGCTGACGGGCACGCTCTACGCCTTCGGCATCTTCGCGCTCGCTTTCGTGACGCGCCCGATCGGCTCGGTGCTGTTCTTCGGGATCGACCGCCGGTATGGCCGGGCGACCAAGCTCACCGTCGCGCTCTTCCTGCTTGGCGGATCGACGGCCGCCATCGCCTTCCTGCCGGGCTATGCGACGCTCGGCATCTGGTCCGTCGTCATCCTCGCCGGCTTCCGCCTGCTGCAGGGCATCGCACTCGGCGGCGCCTGGGACGGGCTGTCCTCGCTGCTGGCGCTCAACGCTCCGCCCAACCGGCGCGGCTGGTATGCGATGCTGCCGCAGCTCGGCGCGCCCTTCGGCTTCATCCTCGCTGCCGGGCTGTTCGCCTATTTCGAGGGCGCTCTGTCGAACGAGGATTTCCTCGGCTGGGGCTGGCGCTATCCCTTCTTCGTCGCGCTGACGATCAATGTCGTGGCGCTGTTCGCGCGGCTTCGCATGGTCGCCACCCAGGAGTTCGCCGAGCTCATGGAAACCCGCGAGCTCGTGCCGATTCCGGTTCTCGAACTCATCCGCGCCCGCGGCGGTGCGCTCGTCCTCGGCGCCTTCGTGCCGCTGGCAAGCTTCGCGCTCTTCCACCTTGTCACCATCTTCCCGGTGAGCTGGATCAATCTCTTCACCGATCGCTCGGTCTCGGAGTTCCTGCTGGTGCAGGCCGCGGGCGGCGTGGTTGGCGCCGGCGCGATCGTCACCTCCGGCCTGATCGCCGACCAGATCGGCCGCCGCAACACGCTGTTGCTCTCGGGCGCGATGATCGCCCTGTTCAGCCTGTCGAGCATCGTCGCGCCGCTGCTCTTCGGCGACAGCCTCGCCGGCCAGACGATCTACGTCATCATCGGCTTCGGCCTGCTCGGCCTCTCCTACGGCCAGACGGCCGGCGCCGTGGCGTCGAGCTTCGGCACGCAGTACCGCTACACCGGCGCGGCGCTGACCTCCGACCTCGCCTGGTTGCTCGGCGCCGGTTTCGCGCCGCTGGTGGCGCTCACGGTATCGAGCACCTTCGGCCTCGCCTGGGTCGGCGTCTACCTGCTGTCCGGCGCGCTCTGCACGCTGGTCGCATTGTCGCTCGATCGCAGGCTGGAGAGCCGCTACGGCTGA
- the cyoA gene encoding ubiquinol oxidase subunit II encodes MGIGEGCSRIREVLSLLRIYRFLAALPAFVLLGGCQMVLLAPSGDVALQQRNLMLASVALMLLVIIPVMALTIFVAWRYRASAEATYHPNWNHSLPLEVVIWSVPLLIIVVLGAMTWMGTHLLDPYRPLNRISASKPSVEAKAGGNGVAKQPLVIQVVALDWKWLFLYPGQGIASLNEVVAPVDQPIEFRITSSSVMNSLFIPALAGQIYAMPGMQTKLHAVINHAGDFEGFSANYSGAGFSDMRFRFRGVDEKAFGDWVQGAIGKGSPLGRDEYLVLEKPSEREPVRQFRDVPPDLFGAILNMCVDRAKMCTRDMMAMDAKGGGGKEGIHIVAQLEYDKSVRRGGQPMPPRPFVTAICTPTDVYGTAGVTARIAN; translated from the coding sequence ATGGGAATAGGAGAGGGCTGTTCCCGGATTAGGGAGGTCTTGAGTCTCTTGCGGATCTATCGATTTCTAGCGGCTTTGCCGGCTTTCGTGCTGCTCGGCGGCTGTCAGATGGTGCTGTTGGCGCCCTCCGGCGATGTTGCGCTGCAACAGCGCAACCTCATGCTGGCCTCGGTCGCGCTGATGCTGCTCGTCATCATCCCGGTGATGGCGCTGACGATCTTCGTCGCCTGGCGCTACCGCGCCTCGGCGGAGGCTACCTACCATCCGAACTGGAATCACTCGCTGCCGCTCGAGGTGGTGATCTGGTCGGTGCCGCTGCTGATCATCGTCGTTCTCGGCGCGATGACCTGGATGGGCACGCATCTGCTCGACCCCTATCGGCCGCTCAACCGTATCAGCGCTTCCAAGCCGAGCGTCGAGGCCAAAGCTGGCGGGAACGGGGTCGCGAAGCAGCCGCTGGTGATCCAGGTGGTCGCGCTCGACTGGAAATGGCTGTTCCTCTACCCGGGACAGGGCATCGCCTCGCTCAACGAGGTGGTGGCGCCGGTCGACCAGCCGATCGAGTTCCGCATCACCTCCTCCTCGGTGATGAACTCGCTCTTCATCCCCGCGCTGGCCGGCCAGATCTACGCCATGCCCGGGATGCAGACGAAGCTTCATGCCGTGATCAACCATGCCGGCGACTTCGAGGGCTTCTCCGCGAATTACAGCGGCGCCGGCTTCTCCGACATGCGTTTCCGCTTCCGCGGCGTCGACGAGAAGGCGTTCGGGGATTGGGTGCAGGGTGCCATCGGCAAGGGCAGCCCGCTCGGGCGCGACGAATACCTCGTGCTGGAGAAGCCGAGCGAACGCGAGCCGGTACGACAGTTCCGCGACGTCCCGCCCGATCTCTTCGGGGCCATCCTCAACATGTGCGTCGACCGGGCCAAGATGTGCACGCGCGACATGATGGCGATGGACGCCAAGGGCGGCGGCGGCAAGGAAGGCATCCATATCGTCGCGCAGCTCGAATACGACAAGAGCGTGCGCCGGGGCGGGCAGCCGATGCCGCCGCGCCCGTTCGTGACGGCGATCTGCACCCCCACCGACGTCTACGGCACCGCGGGCGTGACCGCCCGCATCGCCAACTGA
- a CDS encoding heavy metal translocating P-type ATPase: MAAHPETEPETLSWKVGGMDCASCATKIRGAVERLPGVSDVKLSVMSETLTLSLDAAQTTPQAVEKRVNGLGYTTAALATTPAAKPEAKDACCGGHDHDHHAHDHDERAHDHGKHEHGDAYCSGHAHAHDRKHGHDHAGPDHSGHDHGAGSTKPAATGSDHGHGLPGHVHESTPDGASWYQTGKGRLVIATGLLLGAAYAAGLIWPGIGHWAFILACVIGVLPVAKRAFAAARARIPFTIEMLMTIAAIGALFIGAAEEAALVVFLFAVGEVLEGVAADRARASIRALGNLVPKTALVEESGTTRQVDAASLAIGQIVLVRPGDRIPADGEITDGTSGIDESPVTGESIPKTKGIGDPVYAGSVNREAALRVRVDKAAEDNTIARIIRLVEEAQEARAPTERFIDRFSRWYMPAIVGLALLVALVPPLLLGGEWSVWIYRALALLLIGCPCALVISVPASIAAALSAGARQGLLMKGGVVIETAAKTGLVAFDKTGTLTQGKPRVTNVVALAGSEAEVLALAAAVEHGSAHPLAEAVLERTRTDGIAYVPAAEAAAIAGQGVTGKVDGRAVFVGAPRHASARAPFDGRAQAAANELEASGKTVAAVVVDGALAGLIALRDEPRDDAAAAIAELKAMGIRSTMLTGDNARTGAAIAGSLGMEHKAELMPDDKVAAIKAFAAETSVMMVGDGINDAPALAAAGVGIAMGSGTDVALETADGAVLKSRVRDVAALIRLARGTMANIHTNITIALGLKAVFLVTSVLGYTGLWVAILADTGATVIVTANALRLLRFDASKTG, from the coding sequence ATGGCCGCCCATCCCGAAACCGAGCCCGAGACCCTGTCCTGGAAGGTCGGCGGCATGGATTGCGCGAGTTGCGCAACCAAGATTCGCGGTGCGGTGGAGCGCCTGCCCGGCGTCAGCGACGTGAAGCTCTCGGTCATGTCGGAAACGCTGACGCTCTCGCTCGATGCGGCGCAAACAACACCCCAAGCGGTCGAAAAGCGCGTCAACGGCCTGGGTTACACCACCGCCGCTCTTGCGACGACACCTGCCGCGAAGCCGGAGGCAAAGGATGCGTGCTGCGGCGGGCACGACCACGATCATCACGCGCACGACCATGACGAGCGCGCACACGACCACGGCAAGCATGAGCATGGCGACGCCTACTGCTCGGGTCATGCGCACGCCCATGATCGCAAGCATGGACACGATCACGCCGGTCCCGACCATTCAGGTCACGACCACGGCGCTGGGAGCACGAAGCCGGCCGCGACCGGGAGCGATCACGGCCACGGCCTGCCCGGCCATGTCCACGAGAGCACGCCCGATGGTGCGAGCTGGTACCAGACTGGCAAGGGCCGCCTCGTCATCGCGACCGGCCTGCTGCTCGGCGCCGCCTATGCCGCCGGCCTGATCTGGCCCGGCATCGGCCACTGGGCCTTCATTCTGGCCTGCGTCATCGGCGTGCTGCCGGTGGCGAAGCGCGCCTTCGCGGCGGCCCGCGCCCGCATCCCCTTCACCATCGAGATGCTGATGACGATCGCCGCCATCGGCGCGCTCTTCATCGGCGCGGCGGAGGAGGCGGCGCTGGTCGTCTTCCTCTTCGCGGTCGGCGAAGTCCTGGAAGGCGTCGCGGCCGATCGTGCCCGCGCCTCGATCCGGGCGTTGGGTAATCTCGTGCCCAAGACGGCGCTGGTCGAGGAGAGCGGCACGACCCGTCAGGTCGATGCTGCCAGCCTCGCGATCGGCCAGATCGTGCTGGTTCGCCCCGGTGACCGCATCCCGGCCGATGGCGAGATCACCGACGGCACCTCGGGCATCGACGAAAGCCCGGTCACCGGCGAATCCATCCCGAAGACCAAGGGCATCGGCGACCCCGTCTATGCCGGCTCGGTCAACCGTGAGGCGGCGCTTCGCGTGCGCGTCGACAAGGCGGCCGAGGACAACACCATCGCCCGCATCATCCGCCTCGTCGAGGAGGCGCAGGAGGCGCGGGCCCCGACCGAGCGCTTCATCGACCGCTTCTCGCGCTGGTACATGCCCGCGATCGTCGGCCTCGCGCTGCTGGTCGCGCTGGTGCCCCCGCTCCTGCTCGGCGGAGAATGGTCGGTCTGGATCTATCGGGCGCTGGCCCTGCTGCTGATCGGCTGCCCCTGCGCGCTCGTCATCTCCGTGCCGGCCTCGATCGCCGCCGCGCTCTCGGCCGGCGCGCGCCAGGGCCTGCTGATGAAGGGCGGCGTCGTCATCGAGACCGCCGCGAAGACCGGTCTCGTCGCCTTCGACAAGACGGGGACGCTGACCCAGGGCAAGCCGCGCGTCACCAATGTCGTGGCGCTCGCCGGCAGCGAGGCCGAAGTGCTGGCTCTCGCGGCTGCCGTCGAGCACGGCTCCGCCCACCCGCTCGCCGAAGCCGTCCTCGAACGCACCCGCACCGACGGCATCGCCTATGTGCCGGCAGCCGAGGCCGCGGCGATCGCCGGCCAGGGCGTCACCGGCAAGGTCGATGGCCGCGCCGTCTTCGTCGGCGCACCCCGCCATGCCAGCGCGCGCGCGCCATTCGACGGACGGGCGCAAGCTGCCGCGAACGAGCTGGAAGCGTCCGGCAAGACCGTCGCAGCCGTCGTGGTCGATGGCGCGCTCGCAGGCCTCATCGCCCTGCGCGACGAGCCGCGCGACGACGCCGCCGCGGCCATCGCCGAGCTCAAGGCTATGGGCATCCGCTCGACCATGCTGACCGGAGACAATGCCCGCACCGGCGCCGCCATCGCCGGCAGCCTCGGCATGGAGCACAAGGCCGAGCTGATGCCCGACGACAAGGTCGCGGCGATCAAGGCCTTCGCCGCCGAGACATCCGTGATGATGGTCGGCGACGGCATCAACGACGCCCCTGCCCTCGCGGCCGCGGGTGTCGGCATCGCCATGGGCTCGGGAACCGATGTCGCGCTGGAGACGGCTGATGGTGCCGTGCTGAAGAGCCGGGTCCGCGATGTCGCTGCCCTGATCCGGCTGGCGCGCGGGACGATGGCCAACATCCACACCAACATCACGATCGCGCTTGGCCTGAAGGCCGTGTTCCTCGTGACAAGCGTGCTGGGCTACACCGGGCTCTGGGTCGCGATCCTGGCCGATACCGGCGCGACCGTGATCGTCACCGCCAATGCGCTGCGGCTCCTGCGCTTCGACGCCAGCAAGACCGGCTGA